The sequence below is a genomic window from Neomicrococcus aestuarii.
CTCGGATGAGGAACTCGCGGCCGTCCACACCCCCGAATATATTGCCGCCGTGCATCGTGGCGCCGAGAACCCCTCAGAAGAAATTCCGGAGTTCGGACTTGGCTCTGAAGATAACCCGCTGTTCCCGGCCATTCATGACTCGGCAGCGCTCATCGCTGGTGGAAGCATCGCAGCGGCCCGCGAAATCATCGCTGGTACGGCACAGCACGTCGTGAACTTTGCTGGCGGGCTCCACCATGCCGCGGCAGCGAAAGCGAGCGGCTTCTGCATCTATAACGACGCCGCCCTCGCCATTCAAGAGCTGCTGGATCACGGCTTTGAGCGCGTGCTCTACATCGACGTTGATGCCCACCATGGCGACGGCACGGAACAGATTTTCTGGAACGATCCCCGCGTCATGACCATTTCTTTGCACGAAAGTGGTGTCTCGCTGTTCCCAGGGACCGGATTCGCCAACGAAACAGGCGGGCCGGACGCGCTAGGAACCGCAGTAAATGTTGCCGTGCCCTCACGTACGAGCGACGCCGGCTGGCTGCGCGCGTTCCATTCGATCGTCCCCCAAATCACGGAACAGTTTGAGCCGCAAGTCATTGTGTCTCAACACGGCTGCGACGCTCACGCCCACGATGACCTCACCAACCTGCGTTTGAGTGTGGACGCCCAGCGTCAGAACATGCTGGATATTGCTGAGCTAGCAAAGCGTTTCTCGAATGATCGGTGGATTGCCACCGGTGGCGGCGGCTACAACGTCATCGAAGTGGTGCCGCGCGCGTGGACGCATTTGATGGCTATCGCTGGCGGTCAACCCATTCCGCTGCGCACCGAGGTTCCCGCGTCCTACCGGGAGTATGTGCTGGAAACCTATGGGGTGGAAGCTCCCGAGTTCATGAGTGACGGTGCGGAGTTATGGTGGCGTTCGTGGGAAGTGGGATATGACCCTTCGGACCCCATTGACCGCACCATCATGGCGACGCGCAAGGAAATCTTCCCGCTGTATGGGCTCGACCCGTGGTTTGACTAACCCGCGAGATGACGCGGATTAACGGCTCCATGTAGAACCGATTGCTGAATATCATGGGATCGCAACCTAAGTCTCCCGAGTTTCAGAAGCCTGCCGCAACCGTGGCATTGTTCTTGGTGAATAAGAGAACTGCGAGCGGAGTGCCCGCTCCATCAGTGCGAGGAGCTACTATGAACCAACATCTACTGGATATTCGCGACGAAGTGATGCGCCGTAACCCTGGTGAAGTTGAATTCCACCAGGCAGTCAACGAAGTATTTGATTCTCTTGAACCTGTGACAAAGAAGCACCCGGAGTTCGTTGAGGCCGCAATTCTTTCGCGCATGTGTGAGCCAGAGCGCCAGATCATCTTTCGCGTGCCGTGGGTTGATGACAAGGGCCAGGTCCAGATCAACCGCGGTTTCCGCGTGGAGTTCAACTCCGCTTTGGGCCCGTACAAGGGTGGTCTGCGATTCCACCCGAGCGTGTACTTGGGCATCGTGAAGTTCTTGGGCTTTGAGCAGATCTTCAAGAACGCGCTGACTGGCATGCCCATTGGCGGCGGTAAGGGCGGTTCTGACTTTGATCCGCGCGGGAAGTCTGACGCTGAAGTCATGCGTTTCTGCCAGTCCTTCATGACGGAGCTCTACCGTCACATTGGCGAGTACACGGACGTACCCGCAGGTGACATTGGAGTGGGTGGCCGCGAGATCGGCTACCTCTTTGGCCAGTACAAGCGCATCACCAACCGCTACGAGTCCGGCGTGCTGACCGGCAAGGGTGTTTCGTGGGGTGGATCGCTGGTGCGTCCGGAAGCCACCGGTTACGGTGCCGTGATGTTCGCCAACGAGATGCTCAAGACCCGTGGTGCTTCCTTCGATGGACGCCGCGTGATTGTGTCCGGCTCCGGAAACGTCGCCTTGAACGCTATTGAGAAGGCCACGGCTCTGGGCGCTACGTGTGTCACGGCTTCCGATTCCTCCGGCTACATCGTGGATGAGGCAGGCGTTGACCTGGATCTGCTGCGTCAGATCAAGGAAGTGGAGCGTGGGCGTATCCGCGAATACGCAGAACGTCGTGGTGGCACTGGCACTGCGCACTTCGTTGCGGGCGGGTCCGTGTGGGACGTCACCGGTGATGTTGCTTTGCCATGTGCAACGCAGAACGAGCTCGACGAGAACAATGCTCGCCGACTGGTTGAGGGCGGCGTCATCGCCGTCGCTGAAGGCGCCAACATGCCGTGCACGGCGGAAGCCACCGCGTTGTTCCAGGACGCCAACGTGCTGTTCGCTCCGGGCAAGGCTGCCAACGCCGGCGGCGTGGCAACGTCAGCTCTCGAAATGCAGCAGAACGCTTCGCGCGATGCGTGGAGCTTCGAGCACACCGAGGCTCGCCTTGAAGAAATCATGATCAAGATTCACAACCAGTGCGCCGAAACCGCTGAGGAATACGGTGCGCCGGGCAACTACGTGACGGGCGCCAACATTGCCGGCTTCGTCAAGGTTGCGGACGCCATGATGGCGCTGGGTGTCATCTAACTCGCCCTTCACTCGGTAGCTTTATACTCCGAATGTGCGCGAAAGGCTTGAAGAACGCGCGCGCATTCGGAGTATTTGCTTTGAGCGAGTAATCTGTTAAGGATCGTTTAGCAAAGATTCAGCTCTTGAAGGTTGCGCTTTGCGCACTCGAGCGATAGTCAACAATCAACATTGCGAGGAATCTCTATGGGCTCAGTTATTAAGAAGCGCCGCAAGCGTATGGCGAAGAAGAAGCACCGCAAATTGCTTCGTAAGACCCGCCACCAGCGCCGCAACAAGAAGTAAATCTTCTGTGCTCAGGCCGCCACTCACTCCCTCTGTGGAGAGATGGCGGCCTTTTGCGTTCCCGGACTCCGTTAGGCTTTTGAGCGTGAATTTCCCCAAGATCGAACTCATCACCAATGCCGGCTGCCATTTATGCGAGGACGCGCGAACCGTGGTGGATGAGGTCACTCGAGAACTGGGTGTGCCGTGGGAGGAAGTCTCCCTCCAGTCTTCGCCTGAACTCGTTGCCCTCCACAGTGAGGAAGTGCCGGTGTTGCGTATCGATGGCGTCGTGCGTGATTTTTGGGTGATCGACCCGGCCCGGTTGCGCCGCTTGCTGACGGAGCGCTCATGACTCGTTCTGGGGAGTACGACGCCGCAGCTATTTCACGTGCCTTACCTGCGGAACTTGCCACTGCTGTGAGCGCCCCCGCGCATTTGCCAGAAGCCACGGTCCGCCGGTTGACCACGTATTTACGGGTCTTGGATCAGCTCGTGGATGAGCAATCGACGGTGTCTTCGCAGGATCTTGCGGCTTTTGCGGGCACGAATTCGGCCACCTTGCGCAAGGACATGTCCCTCTTGGGGACGTTTGGGCGCCGTGGTGTTGGCTATGATGTTCAAAGGGTTCGGGTGTTGTTGGAAACGACGCTAGGCCTGACGCGCGAATGGCGCGTCCTACTGGTTGGCGCCGGTAACCTGGGTCGGGCTTTTGCAGGCTACGCCGGTTTCCGATCCCACGGCTTCCGCTTTGTTGGCGTGATCGATAGCAATCCGGAGCTCGTCGGGACCACCATCAACGACCTTGAAGTTTCCGCCGCCTCGGATCTGGAAGCACTGGCCACCAAGCATCGCGCGAACATGGCCGTCTTGACCGTCCCGGGCGTCGCCGCCCAACCGGTGGTCGATCAGCTGGTGGCGGCTGGGGTGCACAACATTCTGTCCTTCGCCCCAGTCCCGCTGCGCGTTCCCGATGGAGTCACCGTCCGACGCGTGGATGTGGCCCGCGAAATCCAGATGCTCGCGTACTTCGCGGTCATGGGCGAAGCCTCCGACGGAACCTAGCCCGCGAACTGCTCCCTCTCGTTCCTCCCGATGTGCGGCCACTTTCCTTCACTGAGCTCCCTGTGCGGCCACTTTGCTACAACTTTTTTGAGTTTTTCTGTCGCAAAGTGTTCTCGCATATGGGGCGGGTTGTAGAGAAATGGCCTCGCAGGGGTTTTTTAGGGGGTGCGGTTCGTAGCCAAAGTTGCA
It includes:
- a CDS encoding acetoin utilization protein AcuC; translation: MTEVSSAKIVSKVVWSQDYLSYRFSDSHPMNPIRLDLTMRLAEALNVCESRDMALIEPFVASDEELAAVHTPEYIAAVHRGAENPSEEIPEFGLGSEDNPLFPAIHDSAALIAGGSIAAAREIIAGTAQHVVNFAGGLHHAAAAKASGFCIYNDAALAIQELLDHGFERVLYIDVDAHHGDGTEQIFWNDPRVMTISLHESGVSLFPGTGFANETGGPDALGTAVNVAVPSRTSDAGWLRAFHSIVPQITEQFEPQVIVSQHGCDAHAHDDLTNLRLSVDAQRQNMLDIAELAKRFSNDRWIATGGGGYNVIEVVPRAWTHLMAIAGGQPIPLRTEVPASYREYVLETYGVEAPEFMSDGAELWWRSWEVGYDPSDPIDRTIMATRKEIFPLYGLDPWFD
- the gdhA gene encoding NADP-specific glutamate dehydrogenase, whose translation is MNQHLLDIRDEVMRRNPGEVEFHQAVNEVFDSLEPVTKKHPEFVEAAILSRMCEPERQIIFRVPWVDDKGQVQINRGFRVEFNSALGPYKGGLRFHPSVYLGIVKFLGFEQIFKNALTGMPIGGGKGGSDFDPRGKSDAEVMRFCQSFMTELYRHIGEYTDVPAGDIGVGGREIGYLFGQYKRITNRYESGVLTGKGVSWGGSLVRPEATGYGAVMFANEMLKTRGASFDGRRVIVSGSGNVALNAIEKATALGATCVTASDSSGYIVDEAGVDLDLLRQIKEVERGRIREYAERRGGTGTAHFVAGGSVWDVTGDVALPCATQNELDENNARRLVEGGVIAVAEGANMPCTAEATALFQDANVLFAPGKAANAGGVATSALEMQQNASRDAWSFEHTEARLEEIMIKIHNQCAETAEEYGAPGNYVTGANIAGFVKVADAMMALGVI
- a CDS encoding 30S ribosomal protein bS22, with amino-acid sequence MGSVIKKRRKRMAKKKHRKLLRKTRHQRRNKK
- a CDS encoding glutaredoxin family protein, which produces MNFPKIELITNAGCHLCEDARTVVDEVTRELGVPWEEVSLQSSPELVALHSEEVPVLRIDGVVRDFWVIDPARLRRLLTERS
- a CDS encoding redox-sensing transcriptional repressor Rex; its protein translation is MTRSGEYDAAAISRALPAELATAVSAPAHLPEATVRRLTTYLRVLDQLVDEQSTVSSQDLAAFAGTNSATLRKDMSLLGTFGRRGVGYDVQRVRVLLETTLGLTREWRVLLVGAGNLGRAFAGYAGFRSHGFRFVGVIDSNPELVGTTINDLEVSAASDLEALATKHRANMAVLTVPGVAAQPVVDQLVAAGVHNILSFAPVPLRVPDGVTVRRVDVAREIQMLAYFAVMGEASDGT